A single region of the Saprospiraceae bacterium genome encodes:
- a CDS encoding AAA family ATPase: MKQPLPIGIQSFREIREKGYLYVDKTAEIFNLIESGKYHFLSRPRRFGKSLTLSTISELFSGSRELFKNLWIDEHWSWEQIQPVIHFSFSSIGYKTAGLEQALQNMLNAEAAKNGIVLKAKGYDQKFKELLEKLSAKGQVVLLIDEYDKPMIDYLDEKETALGNQQILKAFYSIIKDADPFISFLLITGVSKFSKVSIFSELNNLKDITIHPKFSTLVGYTQKEVEQYFSSWTEELMGEYEINEQELIQRIRSWYNGYSWDGKHFVYNPFSILSFFDTGQFQNYWFSTGTPTFLIKLLKERMVYETGETEVGQVAFDGFDLENIDTISLLFQTGYLTIKAIAPLGLYKLDYPNKEVKDSMLQYLLLNQTQ; the protein is encoded by the coding sequence ATGAAGCAACCCTTGCCAATTGGTATTCAAAGTTTTCGGGAAATTCGGGAAAAGGGATACCTTTATGTAGATAAAACGGCTGAAATTTTCAATTTAATTGAAAGTGGAAAATACCATTTCCTTTCACGCCCTCGCCGATTCGGTAAATCTTTGACTCTTTCTACAATCAGTGAATTATTTAGTGGCAGTCGGGAATTATTCAAAAATTTGTGGATAGATGAGCATTGGTCATGGGAGCAAATCCAGCCCGTTATTCATTTTTCTTTTAGTAGTATTGGATATAAGACCGCTGGATTGGAGCAGGCGCTGCAAAATATGTTGAATGCGGAAGCTGCAAAAAACGGGATTGTTTTAAAGGCAAAAGGATATGATCAAAAATTCAAAGAATTATTAGAAAAACTTTCAGCCAAAGGGCAAGTCGTGTTATTAATTGATGAATACGACAAACCAATGATCGATTATTTGGACGAGAAGGAAACGGCACTTGGAAATCAGCAAATTCTTAAAGCTTTTTATTCCATTATTAAGGATGCTGACCCTTTTATAAGCTTTTTACTTATTACAGGGGTATCCAAGTTTAGTAAAGTGAGTATATTTTCTGAACTTAATAATTTAAAGGATATTACGATTCATCCAAAGTTTTCGACGCTGGTAGGGTATACCCAAAAAGAGGTGGAGCAATATTTTTCTAGTTGGACGGAGGAGCTAATGGGTGAATATGAGATCAATGAGCAAGAATTGATACAACGCATTCGATCCTGGTATAATGGTTACAGTTGGGATGGAAAACATTTTGTCTATAACCCCTTTTCAATACTCTCTTTTTTTGATACTGGCCAGTTTCAGAATTATTGGTTTTCTACTGGTACGCCTACTTTTTTGATCAAGCTGCTTAAAGAAAGAATGGTTTATGAGACTGGGGAAACAGAAGTCGGCCAAGTGGCCTTCGATGGCTTTGATTTAGAAAATATAGATACGATTTCCTTATTGTTTCAAACTGGTTATTTGACGATAAAAGCTATTGCTCCTTTGGGTTTGTATAAATTGGATTATCCCAATAAAGAGGTGAAAGATAGCATGTTGCAATATTTACTCCTCAATCAAACCCAATAG
- a CDS encoding T9SS type A sorting domain-containing protein, whose translation MTRLMSIPSLLQWGKLSCLSFLFFLASFLHVNAATFEITSNTNWSTFILANPGTTHDIIVRSNVTLTIDQAATCQSLQIGSSLGSGQQQGTVNILAGIQLTVSGVVTIGSNTTGNNKNGTLTLATTSTLACVSLIFGIDDEPNLLTQSAGSTVTVSTTVIINQPNGNNTTHSWNVNTGTATATGLITLAEATATASRKGQIAITSGTLNANGGISFEGSTAATKVINMTGAGTLNIGGSGITSGSSGTLTADDGTVNYNGAGAQVVGAYVYNNLTLSGSGAKTVTGATVNGTLSRQGTATATGTSPTYGASATLAYAGTAAQTTSDVEFNGAGGPPSLTINNANGVTLHAARSISGTLTLTAGNLITTSANLLTFTGSTLSGGSKDSYIDGPLAKTGSDVFTFHVGKSGIYAPIAISAPTSSSTFQGEYFLANPQTAIGATKVGSIDHISALEYWVLNQTAGTGNVTVNLSWRATSNVTDPASIIVARHDGSTWQNEGQSAINGSASLGDVTSNNVTSFSPFTLASTLGGAFNPLPVELTSFTAQKKEKGVLLEWETAVEENNAFFQVERSIDGKQFAAIGKVEGVGSSDVAQIYQLMDEKPRQGTNYYRLKQVDFDGTFEYHPIVSVEVAAEKEVVLQLFPNPAVDKVNVFVPSQVEGVADIKIFNALGQLVKTTRKDLIKGNNMEEIPVTGLPMGKYTVTLDMAGQRLAQAALVIQ comes from the coding sequence ATGACAAGATTAATGTCTATACCATCCCTATTGCAGTGGGGAAAATTGAGTTGCCTTTCTTTTTTGTTTTTCCTAGCTAGTTTTTTACATGTAAATGCTGCAACATTTGAAATAACTTCAAATACAAATTGGAGCACATTCATCCTAGCCAACCCAGGAACTACGCATGATATAATTGTTAGAAGTAATGTAACGCTAACTATTGATCAAGCAGCAACCTGTCAAAGCTTGCAAATAGGCAGCAGTTTGGGAAGTGGCCAACAACAAGGAACGGTTAACATCCTTGCTGGAATCCAATTAACAGTATCTGGAGTTGTAACCATTGGTTCAAACACTACTGGCAATAACAAAAATGGCACCCTAACTTTGGCCACTACAAGTACGTTGGCTTGCGTTAGTTTAATTTTTGGAATCGATGATGAACCTAATTTACTTACTCAAAGTGCAGGATCAACTGTTACTGTTAGTACGACCGTCATTATTAATCAACCGAATGGAAATAATACCACCCATTCCTGGAATGTAAATACCGGTACCGCCACTGCTACAGGCCTCATCACCCTTGCAGAGGCCACCGCTACAGCTTCACGAAAAGGCCAAATTGCCATCACCTCCGGCACCCTAAACGCTAATGGGGGCATATCTTTTGAAGGTTCAACTGCCGCCACTAAAGTCATAAATATGACGGGGGCAGGCACATTAAACATCGGTGGCAGTGGAATCACTTCAGGCTCAAGTGGCACTTTGACGGCTGACGATGGAACGGTTAATTATAATGGAGCAGGGGCCCAAGTGGTAGGCGCCTATGTGTACAATAACCTCACCCTCTCCGGCTCAGGTGCCAAGACTGTTACCGGAGCAACAGTCAACGGCACCTTATCCAGGCAGGGAACCGCAACAGCAACAGGTACCTCCCCTACCTACGGTGCCAGTGCTACTTTGGCATATGCAGGCACGGCTGCACAGACTACCTCTGATGTCGAATTTAACGGTGCGGGAGGGCCTCCTAGTCTCACCATTAATAACGCCAATGGCGTAACCTTACATGCCGCAAGATCGATAAGTGGAACCCTTACGCTAACCGCAGGCAACCTGATCACTACCTCAGCGAATCTATTAACCTTCACGGGTTCTACCCTTTCAGGTGGCTCCAAAGACTCTTATATCGATGGCCCATTGGCTAAAACGGGGTCCGACGTTTTTACCTTCCACGTAGGCAAATCTGGTATTTATGCCCCTATTGCTATTTCAGCACCTACTTCTTCTTCTACTTTCCAAGGTGAGTATTTTCTTGCCAATCCTCAAACTGCTATCGGAGCAACAAAGGTAGGGAGTATTGACCATATCAGTGCCTTGGAATATTGGGTCTTAAACCAAACAGCAGGGACTGGTAATGTAACTGTCAACTTGAGTTGGAGGGCTACCAGTAATGTTACGGACCCTGCTTCCATTATTGTAGCACGCCATGATGGGAGTACCTGGCAAAATGAAGGCCAAAGCGCAATTAATGGATCGGCTTCTTTAGGTGATGTAACCTCTAATAACGTCACCTCATTCAGTCCTTTCACTTTAGCATCGACCTTGGGTGGCGCTTTTAACCCCCTCCCTGTCGAACTCACCTCTTTCACCGCACAAAAGAAAGAAAAAGGCGTATTGCTGGAATGGGAAACGGCGGTGGAGGAAAACAATGCTTTCTTCCAGGTGGAGCGCAGTATCGACGGAAAACAATTTGCAGCTATTGGTAAGGTGGAAGGCGTGGGTAGTTCCGATGTCGCTCAGATCTATCAGCTCATGGACGAAAAGCCACGCCAGGGCACCAATTACTACCGCCTCAAACAAGTGGATTTTGATGGGACTTTTGAGTACCATCCTATCGTGTCCGTAGAAGTGGCGGCGGAGAAGGAAGTGGTCCTGCAGCTTTTCCCGAACCCCGCCGTAGATAAGGTGAATGTCTTCGTTCCTAGCCAAGTGGAAGGGGTGGCTGACATCAAGATCTTCAATGCCTTGGGACAATTGGTGAAAACCACCCGCAAGGATTTGATCAAAGGAAATAATATGGAGGAAATTCCTGTTACGGGTCTTCCGATGGGAAAATACACGGTTACGCTAGACATGGCAGGCCAGCGTTTGGCGCAGGCAGCCTTGGTTATTCAGTAA
- a CDS encoding hemolysin family protein: MELLIFFFVLSILFSFLCSIWEAVLLSITPSYVQRKVQEGSPIGIALEKYKEDIDRPLSAILTLNTIAHTVGAIGVGVQAKVAFPMDSISFFGLFDLHMESLIATLMTLAILILSEIIPKTIGANSWQQLAPFTVRSLGVLLFVLTPFVWISQFITKRFKNDKNKSVLSRADFAAMAQAGAELGTLDSKEFTIIQNLLHLEQMTARDVMTPRTVMVMAEQELTVKAFYEQKKPHRYSRIPIYDESSDNITGLVLMDDLLAQLADDKDDTTLREIKRDVLAIQDNRSLFDLFETLTRKRSHLAVVMDNYGSLVGLITLEDIIETLFGLEIMDESDKVADLQGHAKRIWEERVKGQSTKKD, translated from the coding sequence ATGGAATTATTGATTTTCTTTTTTGTGCTATCAATTCTATTTTCTTTTCTGTGCTCCATCTGGGAAGCCGTACTGCTCAGTATTACGCCCTCTTATGTGCAGCGAAAGGTACAAGAAGGCTCTCCGATTGGAATTGCCCTGGAAAAATACAAGGAGGATATCGATCGGCCACTCTCCGCCATTCTTACCCTGAATACGATCGCCCATACGGTGGGGGCCATTGGGGTAGGAGTACAAGCCAAGGTGGCTTTTCCGATGGATAGTATTTCTTTTTTTGGCCTATTTGATCTTCACATGGAGTCCTTGATCGCCACTTTGATGACCCTGGCCATCCTCATTTTATCCGAAATTATCCCTAAAACCATTGGTGCCAATAGCTGGCAGCAACTGGCGCCCTTTACGGTTCGCTCGCTGGGTGTTTTACTCTTCGTATTGACGCCCTTTGTCTGGATCAGCCAGTTTATTACCAAGCGCTTTAAAAATGATAAAAACAAAAGCGTGCTAAGTCGTGCGGACTTTGCGGCCATGGCCCAGGCGGGAGCCGAATTGGGCACCCTCGATTCCAAGGAGTTTACCATCATCCAAAACCTGCTGCACCTGGAGCAAATGACGGCTCGCGATGTCATGACCCCGCGTACTGTCATGGTGATGGCCGAACAGGAGCTGACGGTGAAGGCTTTTTATGAGCAAAAGAAGCCCCATCGCTATTCGCGGATTCCGATCTATGACGAATCCTCTGATAATATTACCGGACTTGTCTTGATGGATGATCTGTTGGCGCAATTGGCCGACGATAAAGATGATACTACCTTGCGGGAAATAAAGCGGGATGTGCTGGCCATCCAGGATAATCGGAGCCTCTTTGACCTCTTTGAAACCCTGACGCGCAAACGCTCTCACCTGGCCGTGGTGATGGACAATTATGGTAGCCTGGTGGGCTTGATCACCCTGGAAGACATCATCGAAACGCTCTTCGGCCTGGAGATCATGGACGAATCGGATAAGGTGGCTGACTTGCAAGGGCATGCCAAACGCATCTGGGAGGAACGAGTGAAGGGGCAATCGACGAAGAAGGACTAA
- a CDS encoding nucleoid-associated protein — MELRINHLIIHELDKEADDTEAKLFLSHELAPKDERAQLLVQKLHDTFISKSDVLQGYLSSPEDALFPGYFQHMLDQGMGEEAFIAFSRETMNALQLSIQGVVGAKGGYLVYADYKTFEARTLGIFLVRDTEGVVFNKNEGSTTFNLDVTTYLNTDKLAMACRLHLDKAQNGDGRFVELIKHSKSQKEISEYFINWIGLERPESSKELTHTFLEMVSQLPLPVEAASGAPISEGEFREAVVKFAMKSPEKTIDLKKFDQEFYAGEAQTETFLKENDIPLDNEFRFDGNLIRKFNNYRVYAEGIALSFARNHYQRRQIEIDGDKVIIHSPELVEKLLGLIEE, encoded by the coding sequence ATGGAATTAAGGATCAACCATCTTATCATTCACGAACTAGACAAAGAAGCAGACGATACCGAGGCAAAGCTATTCCTTAGTCATGAACTAGCCCCAAAGGATGAGCGCGCCCAACTCTTGGTGCAAAAACTCCACGACACCTTTATCAGCAAGTCCGACGTTTTACAAGGTTACCTTAGTTCCCCAGAAGACGCCTTATTTCCAGGCTACTTCCAGCATATGTTGGACCAAGGAATGGGGGAAGAAGCCTTTATCGCCTTTTCCAGGGAGACCATGAATGCCCTCCAATTGTCGATCCAGGGCGTAGTCGGCGCCAAAGGAGGCTACCTGGTATATGCTGACTACAAAACCTTTGAAGCGCGTACCCTTGGCATTTTCCTGGTTAGAGATACGGAAGGCGTCGTGTTCAACAAAAATGAAGGCAGCACGACCTTCAACCTGGATGTCACCACCTACCTCAATACCGATAAACTCGCCATGGCTTGCCGCCTCCACCTGGACAAGGCTCAGAATGGCGACGGCCGCTTTGTAGAACTCATCAAACATTCCAAAAGTCAAAAAGAAATATCCGAATACTTCATCAATTGGATTGGGCTGGAAAGGCCCGAGAGCAGCAAGGAACTAACCCACACTTTCCTGGAAATGGTGAGTCAGTTGCCATTGCCCGTGGAAGCAGCATCCGGTGCCCCCATCAGCGAAGGCGAATTCCGGGAAGCCGTCGTCAAATTCGCCATGAAAAGCCCCGAAAAAACCATCGACCTGAAAAAGTTCGACCAGGAATTCTACGCCGGAGAGGCGCAAACCGAGACCTTCCTGAAAGAAAACGATATCCCGCTGGATAATGAATTTCGCTTCGACGGCAACCTCATCCGCAAATTCAACAACTACCGCGTTTATGCCGAAGGCATCGCCCTCAGCTTCGCCCGCAACCACTACCAACGCCGACAAATTGAAATCGATGGCGACAAAGTGATCATCCATTCTCCTGAGTTGGTTGAGAAACTATTGGGTTTGATTGAGGAGTAA
- a CDS encoding C25 family cysteine peptidase codes for MRKLLKTLLLLLFSFHVSAQMAVGTDTLFGNEWINFDQSYFKIKVAADGLYRLDKSQLEAAGIPVTSIAANQLRLYRFGKEVPLYLSTAGSLNDNDFLLFWGEKNRGEMDRYLFAYPEENQLNPYYSLVTDTSSYFLTWNSTPSTTRYQTLESDLSQVPAKEAWVWGRQREVFSEKFMKNYTRRSGITVYFSHYDVAEGYGNRDINELLAAGSTVQNFAIDLPKAYTGGPAAIFSARFGVGEGEHHQLVKVDGSTYFDRNYFDIAVKAPNFSFPVSGDKAAVVFEGVIDNRDEQSIAFIDITYPMETHAGNQAVFAFEMDGSATDKYLEIQGFNQGNGLPVLYDLTNKLRVIGRYENGLVKALLPASEGRRSLVFLEENRSAQSVLDLQAHPFVDLMAQAANFLILTSPELRKPYEDQDQVQAYADYRQSPQGGSYVTKIVEVQDLYDQFGYGIHRHPQSIRNFVHLAKRRWSNLQYVFLVGKGREYVTLRSADGLAEAKESFFVPSFGYPASDNLMLSTNTSSVAIVPVGRIAATEPREVSIYLHKVKTLEATTNNGQSIEERAWMKNIIHLGGGGNSDEQAAIKNNLERMAREIEGNLFGAKVTPFYKTSTDPIQQSRSEQIFNRINEGTSVITFFGHSSPGTFDFNIDNPDNYDNFGKFPLILSLGCYSGNFYTGSKGIGERFTFYEDKAAVAFGASRGVGFINTLGAFANRFYENMGGANYGKSIGEVVRATRQSLDHLSSLEVKTIVQQFTVLGDPSIRLHGRPGPDYVVDRSSVSFSPKVVSIQEDSFQIQFDVLNLGQYIQDSINILIRQKLPSGTEQNIRSLRIATPAYSSSHTVSIPTLGKAAIGLNTFFLEVDANNEVAELPAPAGEMNNSLVRSDGQAGVTLFIVDNTARPVYPQKFALVGQSPVTLKASTSDALAPERKYLMEIDTTHLFNSPSRQRTEIVQRGGVIKWTPTLPMKDSTVYYWRISPDSTEAEIGYVWEASSFTYVEGIGNGWGQGHWGQWLEGEEDGLGYKNEFQSFDFNYDPLEMQIINKVYDSEDRAGFMYNNGGFASSVRPWGYLNEGVAVMVGIPRDGHFWLNTGRNYGSVDGGGNAVFSFKTVTTSDRKLLIDFLEEVIPNGYYVYLFSVQANESSSYYSEDWQQDITQLGTDLFQVLEDEGAELVRNLNDLGSVPYAFMYQKRVGPLDEDIASDVFGRIKVESIFPEYREYGVYRSSLIGPANSWGRLNFDMESSTAEDSTILQIFGISNEDSLLLLQTRVTNDIPLDFIDAKEFPYLKLEMEAKTKENRLPRQLKSWYILYDGVPELVVAPNVEYTFIADSVQQGQEVNLKVAIENISGINADSLLFSYTLTNAVNNNEIYTKRLNPINRGDSINIFIRVPTTQRSGLHNLLLEINPQNDQPELFHFNNFLEQSFTVISDKKSPVLDVTFDGSHIMNGDLVSINPIIVVNLKDENQYLELKDTSLFSMQLTYPNGDSRSISFADDNILFYPADLSKGNTASIEYYPHFIEGGTYKLMIQATDVSGNLSGHFNYEVDFQVITERSIANVLNYPNPFSTATHFVYTITGEPPAYFSIQIMTVAGRVVKEIRQEELGEMRVGTHQTEYAWDGTDEYGDQLANGVYFYRIIAKDEEGQDYKAYQNGTDKFFKKGIGKMVLLR; via the coding sequence ATGAGAAAACTATTAAAGACCCTACTTTTATTATTGTTTTCCTTCCACGTGTCAGCCCAGATGGCCGTCGGTACGGATACCCTTTTCGGGAATGAATGGATCAACTTCGATCAAAGCTACTTCAAGATCAAGGTGGCTGCAGATGGTTTATATCGATTGGACAAAAGCCAACTCGAAGCGGCGGGGATTCCTGTGACCAGCATAGCGGCTAATCAGCTGCGACTGTATCGGTTTGGGAAGGAAGTACCGCTCTATCTGAGTACAGCAGGCAGCCTCAATGATAACGATTTCCTACTCTTCTGGGGGGAAAAGAACCGTGGAGAAATGGATCGGTATTTATTTGCTTATCCGGAGGAAAACCAGCTGAATCCCTACTATAGTTTGGTAACTGACACCAGCAGTTATTTTCTTACCTGGAACAGTACGCCTTCGACCACCCGCTATCAGACACTGGAAAGTGACCTCAGCCAAGTACCGGCCAAGGAGGCTTGGGTATGGGGCCGGCAGCGAGAGGTATTTTCTGAGAAATTCATGAAAAATTATACGCGAAGGAGTGGGATCACGGTTTATTTTTCCCATTATGATGTCGCCGAGGGATATGGCAATCGAGATATTAATGAATTATTGGCAGCTGGTAGTACGGTGCAAAATTTTGCTATTGATTTGCCCAAAGCCTATACAGGTGGCCCCGCCGCTATTTTTTCGGCCCGGTTTGGCGTAGGGGAAGGGGAGCATCATCAATTGGTGAAAGTGGATGGCAGCACCTATTTTGATCGCAACTATTTTGATATAGCCGTCAAAGCGCCCAATTTTAGCTTTCCAGTCAGTGGAGACAAAGCAGCAGTTGTTTTTGAAGGGGTGATTGATAACAGAGATGAGCAGTCGATCGCCTTTATTGACATTACTTACCCGATGGAAACCCATGCCGGGAACCAGGCAGTTTTTGCCTTTGAAATGGATGGCAGTGCCACAGATAAATACCTGGAAATTCAAGGATTTAATCAAGGAAACGGGCTTCCTGTTCTATACGATCTGACTAATAAACTACGGGTGATCGGTCGTTATGAAAACGGTTTGGTCAAAGCGCTGCTACCAGCAAGCGAAGGCCGCCGCAGTCTGGTTTTCCTAGAAGAAAACCGTTCGGCTCAATCGGTGCTGGACCTCCAGGCGCACCCCTTTGTCGACCTCATGGCACAAGCAGCCAATTTTCTGATCCTGACCTCGCCCGAGCTCCGAAAACCTTACGAAGACCAAGACCAGGTACAAGCCTATGCGGACTACCGCCAGTCGCCCCAAGGTGGCTCCTACGTGACTAAGATCGTGGAAGTGCAAGACCTCTACGACCAGTTTGGCTATGGCATCCACCGGCATCCGCAGTCGATTCGTAACTTTGTCCACCTCGCCAAGCGCCGCTGGTCCAATCTCCAGTATGTCTTCCTGGTTGGCAAGGGGCGCGAATATGTCACCCTTCGCAGTGCCGACGGCCTGGCCGAGGCCAAAGAGAGTTTCTTTGTCCCTTCCTTTGGCTACCCTGCCAGTGATAACCTCATGTTATCGACCAATACCTCCAGTGTAGCCATTGTCCCCGTCGGCCGTATCGCCGCCACGGAGCCGCGAGAGGTCAGCATCTACCTCCACAAAGTCAAGACCTTGGAGGCAACGACCAACAACGGTCAATCGATCGAGGAAAGGGCCTGGATGAAAAACATTATTCACCTCGGCGGCGGCGGCAATAGCGACGAACAGGCTGCGATCAAAAACAACCTGGAGCGGATGGCGAGAGAGATCGAAGGCAACTTATTTGGCGCGAAAGTGACGCCGTTTTATAAGACGAGTACGGATCCGATACAACAATCGCGTTCCGAGCAAATTTTTAACCGCATCAACGAAGGAACGTCTGTAATCACCTTTTTTGGGCATTCCAGCCCCGGTACCTTCGATTTCAATATAGATAACCCCGACAACTACGACAACTTTGGTAAATTTCCCCTAATCCTCTCTTTGGGCTGCTATTCCGGCAATTTTTATACCGGATCAAAGGGCATCGGCGAGCGATTTACTTTTTATGAAGACAAGGCGGCGGTCGCCTTCGGAGCCTCCAGGGGCGTCGGATTTATCAATACGCTGGGGGCCTTTGCCAATCGTTTTTATGAAAACATGGGCGGCGCCAATTATGGCAAGAGTATCGGCGAAGTGGTCAGAGCCACCCGCCAAAGCCTGGATCACCTTAGCTCTCTGGAGGTCAAAACCATCGTACAACAATTTACCGTTTTGGGCGACCCTTCGATTCGCCTTCATGGCCGGCCCGGTCCCGATTATGTCGTCGACCGGTCCAGTGTAAGCTTTTCGCCCAAAGTCGTCAGCATTCAGGAGGATTCTTTTCAAATCCAATTTGATGTACTCAACCTTGGCCAATATATCCAGGATTCCATCAATATCCTCATCCGCCAAAAGCTGCCCAGTGGCACGGAGCAAAACATAAGATCCCTACGAATAGCGACGCCTGCCTATAGCAGTTCGCATACCGTCAGCATCCCCACCCTCGGCAAAGCCGCCATCGGCTTGAACACTTTTTTCCTGGAAGTCGATGCCAACAATGAAGTGGCGGAGCTACCAGCCCCCGCTGGCGAAATGAACAACAGCCTCGTCCGCTCCGACGGCCAGGCCGGCGTAACCCTATTCATCGTCGACAACACCGCCCGCCCCGTCTACCCGCAAAAATTTGCCCTGGTGGGCCAGTCGCCCGTCACCCTCAAAGCCTCTACCTCCGACGCCCTTGCACCGGAGCGCAAGTACTTGATGGAGATCGACACCACCCACCTTTTCAATAGCCCCTCCCGCCAACGCACCGAGATCGTCCAACGCGGCGGCGTTATCAAATGGACACCCACCCTCCCGATGAAAGACAGCACCGTTTATTATTGGCGGATCAGTCCAGATAGTACCGAAGCGGAGATTGGCTATGTGTGGGAGGCAAGCTCGTTTACGTATGTTGAGGGGATTGGGAATGGGTGGGGGCAAGGGCATTGGGGGCAGTGGTTAGAAGGGGAGGAGGATGGATTGGGTTATAAAAATGAATTTCAATCCTTTGATTTTAATTATGATCCACTAGAGATGCAGATTATTAATAAGGTTTATGATTCCGAGGATAGGGCGGGTTTCATGTATAATAATGGAGGTTTTGCCAGTTCCGTTAGGCCATGGGGTTATCTTAACGAAGGAGTTGCGGTTATGGTAGGAATTCCTAGAGATGGTCATTTTTGGCTTAATACAGGAAGGAATTATGGTAGCGTTGATGGAGGAGGGAATGCTGTTTTTTCCTTTAAAACTGTAACTACTTCAGATAGAAAATTACTTATTGATTTTCTTGAGGAAGTGATTCCAAATGGATATTATGTTTATTTGTTTTCTGTTCAAGCAAATGAATCATCCTCATACTATAGTGAAGATTGGCAACAAGATATTACACAATTAGGTACTGATCTTTTTCAAGTTTTAGAAGATGAAGGTGCAGAATTAGTAAGAAATTTAAATGATTTAGGATCTGTTCCTTATGCATTTATGTACCAAAAAAGAGTAGGCCCACTCGATGAAGATATAGCCTCTGACGTGTTTGGGAGGATAAAAGTGGAATCTATATTTCCAGAATATAGAGAATACGGTGTTTACAGGTCTTCTTTAATTGGCCCTGCTAATTCTTGGGGGAGGCTGAATTTTGATATGGAGTCATCTACAGCTGAAGATTCAACAATTCTACAGATATTTGGAATTTCAAATGAAGATAGCCTCCTTCTTTTACAAACTAGGGTTACTAATGATATACCATTGGATTTCATTGATGCTAAAGAATTTCCTTATTTAAAATTAGAAATGGAGGCCAAGACTAAGGAAAATAGACTTCCTCGGCAATTGAAAAGCTGGTATATTCTTTATGATGGAGTACCTGAACTTGTCGTTGCTCCGAATGTAGAATATACTTTTATTGCAGATTCTGTACAACAGGGACAGGAAGTGAATTTGAAAGTAGCTATTGAAAACATAAGTGGGATTAATGCGGATAGCCTGCTGTTTTCTTACACACTGACAAATGCTGTTAATAATAACGAAATATATACAAAAAGGCTTAATCCCATTAATAGAGGAGACTCTATTAATATCTTTATACGGGTTCCGACTACACAAAGGTCAGGCCTCCATAATTTGTTGTTGGAAATTAATCCTCAAAATGACCAACCAGAACTTTTTCATTTCAATAATTTCTTGGAGCAATCCTTTACCGTTATTAGTGATAAGAAATCCCCTGTATTGGATGTAACCTTTGATGGTTCTCATATTATGAATGGTGATCTTGTATCTATTAATCCTATAATAGTTGTAAACTTAAAAGATGAAAACCAGTATTTAGAACTGAAGGATACAAGTTTATTTTCTATGCAGTTAACTTATCCAAATGGCGATAGCAGAAGTATTTCTTTTGCAGATGATAATATTTTGTTCTATCCTGCAGATCTATCAAAAGGAAATACAGCTTCCATTGAGTATTATCCACATTTTATTGAAGGAGGAACTTATAAATTAATGATTCAGGCCACTGATGTAAGCGGTAATTTATCTGGTCATTTTAATTATGAGGTTGATTTTCAGGTGATAACAGAAAGGTCTATTGCAAATGTATTGAACTATCCCAATCCATTTAGTACGGCAACCCATTTTGTTTATACAATTACTGGAGAGCCCCCAGCGTATTTTTCTATTCAAATAATGACTGTTGCTGGTCGTGTTGTAAAGGAGATTAGGCAGGAAGAATTGGGAGAAATGCGAGTTGGTACTCACCAAACAGAATATGCCTGGGATGGTACAGACGAATATGGGGACCAACTTGCCAATGGGGTGTATTTTTACAGGATAATTGCCAAAGATGAAGAAGGCCAAGACTATAAAGCCTATCAAAATGGAACGGATAAATTTTTTAAAAAAGGAATTGGGAAAATGGTCTTACTTAGGTAG